A window from Piscirickettsia litoralis encodes these proteins:
- a CDS encoding SDR family NAD(P)-dependent oxidoreductase encodes MSISLQGKTALITGASSGIGEAVAVALAELGANLILVARRLDRLNELADRISTGHSVNVTVIQLDIRDSSTVSSLLSNLPSPVDILVNNAGLALDSLKIQDGITVSWDTMIDTNLKGLLYVTNTLLPVMVDRGIGHVVNIGSIAGHDHYPVGNVYSATKHAVKALTQSMRIDLLGTGVRATEISPGATHTEFSEVRWKDKEKADKYYKSIKPLAPSDVADAVVYAVTRPLHVDVAQMVIYPSIQASCNHAIK; translated from the coding sequence ATGTCTATATCATTACAAGGAAAGACTGCTTTAATAACAGGCGCATCAAGCGGTATAGGAGAAGCTGTAGCTGTAGCACTTGCAGAACTAGGAGCAAACCTGATTTTAGTTGCACGCCGTTTAGACAGATTGAACGAACTTGCTGATAGGATATCAACTGGACACAGTGTTAATGTTACCGTGATACAGCTAGATATTCGTGATAGTAGTACAGTGAGTTCATTACTAAGCAACCTGCCCTCACCAGTTGATATTTTAGTAAACAATGCAGGATTAGCGCTGGATAGTTTAAAAATACAAGATGGCATTACTGTTAGTTGGGATACAATGATTGACACTAACTTGAAAGGTCTTCTCTACGTCACAAATACTTTGCTACCAGTTATGGTGGATCGAGGTATTGGACATGTCGTAAATATTGGTTCGATTGCAGGGCATGATCATTATCCAGTTGGGAATGTGTACAGCGCTACTAAACACGCAGTTAAAGCCTTAACACAATCTATGAGGATAGATCTTCTTGGTACAGGTGTGCGTGCAACAGAAATTTCCCCAGGTGCGACTCACACAGAATTCAGTGAGGTTAGATGGAAAGACAAGGAAAAAGCAGATAAGTATTATAAAAGTATTAAGCCTCTCGCTCCTTCTGACGTTGCGGACGCGGTTGTTTATGCAGTGACCCGTCCTTTACATGTTGATGTCGCCCAGATGGTTATTTACCCCTCAATTCAAGCGTCATGCAATCATGCAATAAAATAA
- a CDS encoding ParA family protein: MTNIRVIANHKGGVAKTSTAANLGAALSKKGKKVLLVDLDPQCNLTNHFNKANSTEHTIFSAMNKRETVHPVSIKENLDIVISDLDLAALELQLISAPAREQVLKKVLSPVVEKYDEVIIDCGPTISILMMNAITAGTTMLIPVEPEPFALEGLSTFEKHFKTMKDALNKSLTICGILITKFDGRKAIHKDIAKAVENRYQAKVFKTRIRTNVSLTEAQAHGIDIFEYNTKSNGAVDYKNVADELSA, encoded by the coding sequence ATGACAAACATAAGAGTGATCGCTAACCACAAGGGCGGCGTTGCAAAAACTAGCACAGCCGCTAATCTAGGTGCTGCATTATCTAAAAAAGGAAAAAAGGTTTTACTTGTTGACCTTGACCCTCAATGCAATTTAACAAATCACTTTAATAAAGCTAATTCAACAGAACACACTATTTTTTCAGCAATGAACAAACGTGAAACTGTTCATCCTGTCTCCATTAAGGAAAATTTAGATATTGTTATATCAGACCTCGATTTAGCTGCCCTTGAATTACAACTCATTAGCGCACCAGCTAGAGAGCAAGTTTTAAAGAAAGTTCTTAGCCCTGTTGTAGAAAAATATGACGAGGTCATTATCGACTGTGGTCCAACAATCAGTATTCTAATGATGAATGCTATCACCGCAGGAACAACCATGTTGATTCCTGTAGAGCCTGAGCCTTTCGCTCTTGAAGGGTTAAGCACTTTTGAAAAACATTTTAAAACTATGAAAGATGCATTGAATAAAAGCCTTACCATATGTGGAATTTTGATAACTAAGTTTGATGGCAGAAAAGCAATTCATAAAGATATAGCTAAAGCTGTTGAAAATCGCTACCAGGCAAAAGTATTTAAAACTAGGATTAGAACCAATGTATCTCTGACTGAAGCCCAAGCACATGGAATAGATATTTTTGAATACAACACAAAATCTAATGGTGCTGTTGATTATAAAAATGTTGCTGACGAACTAAGCGCATAG
- the lysC gene encoding Rz1-like lysis system protein LysC: MINHSHIDVSPPYSLLNQCKITKIQGQTNKAALTWGVENYQSLEQCNTQISHLREFYHLDQPSP, translated from the coding sequence TTGATCAATCACAGTCACATCGATGTAAGTCCGCCATACAGCTTATTAAACCAGTGCAAAATAACAAAGATTCAAGGACAAACTAACAAGGCCGCTCTGACCTGGGGTGTTGAAAATTATCAGTCACTAGAGCAGTGCAATACTCAGATAAGTCACCTGCGCGAGTTCTATCACCTAGATCAGCCTAGCCCCTAA
- a CDS encoding C40 family peptidase, translating into MTGGARSGDVVAYRGTSFISSIVRWWTKSPYSHIGVIWKIKDQLFFVEALIFKGVRIIPLDKLPDQYDVIKTPVNMISDAEVFILKHIADKYSVMDAIRAGLGLKQKDHGGWQCAEFAAQILKCCGMALPERENLTPIELIDLIKKH; encoded by the coding sequence ATGACAGGCGGTGCTAGAAGTGGCGATGTAGTCGCTTATCGAGGCACAAGCTTTATTTCGTCGATTGTGCGGTGGTGGACAAAATCGCCCTACTCTCACATAGGCGTGATTTGGAAAATTAAAGATCAGCTATTTTTTGTTGAGGCGCTTATTTTTAAAGGCGTGCGTATTATCCCGCTCGATAAGCTGCCTGATCAATATGATGTGATTAAAACACCGGTGAATATGATCAGTGATGCCGAGGTTTTCATTTTGAAGCATATCGCTGATAAATACAGCGTCATGGATGCAATTCGTGCAGGGCTTGGTTTAAAGCAAAAAGACCATGGCGGTTGGCAATGCGCCGAGTTTGCCGCTCAAATCTTAAAGTGTTGTGGTATGGCACTGCCAGAGCGTGAAAATTTAACCCCCATCGAATTAATTGATTTGATAAAGAAGCATTGA
- a CDS encoding DUF4376 domain-containing protein, whose amino-acid sequence MKEYIASYEEVSGEITQFKVVKDLPVIADGDIPLIPDIDYEVDGEEQPVLPNFIIDTSAIPKPWIEISSEEHDSIVNNPGKYIVRDGKVDNKLTPEQEKTALLELNVKTLKARRDTEKTAPITYNNQVFNGDFVTRDNLFFSIFEYDALAGKNPDGTINWTLYDNTTTPLTKDDLSALLQLIVNRAELLYGLVQALEAQIVATQTEIDPDSIDWDVLKSLEP is encoded by the coding sequence ATGAAAGAATATATAGCAAGCTACGAAGAAGTCAGTGGGGAAATTACTCAATTTAAAGTTGTTAAAGATTTACCTGTTATCGCTGATGGTGATATTCCTTTAATTCCAGATATTGATTATGAAGTTGATGGCGAAGAACAGCCAGTATTACCCAATTTTATAATTGATACTAGTGCTATACCGAAGCCTTGGATAGAAATTAGCAGTGAAGAGCATGACAGCATTGTAAACAACCCGGGAAAATACATTGTTCGAGATGGGAAAGTTGATAATAAATTGACCCCCGAACAAGAAAAAACAGCCCTCCTAGAGCTTAACGTCAAAACGTTAAAAGCGCGCCGTGATACTGAAAAAACAGCGCCCATAACTTATAACAACCAGGTCTTTAATGGTGACTTTGTGACACGGGATAACCTTTTTTTCAGCATTTTTGAGTACGATGCTTTAGCTGGTAAAAACCCTGACGGGACGATTAACTGGACCCTGTACGATAACACCACGACGCCCTTAACTAAGGATGATTTAAGTGCCTTGTTGCAGCTTATTGTAAACCGCGCTGAGCTACTTTATGGCTTGGTACAAGCGTTAGAGGCGCAGATAGTTGCAACGCAAACAGAAATTGATCCTGACTCCATAGATTGGGATGTGCTGAAGAGTCTTGAACCATGA
- a CDS encoding gp53-like domain-containing protein: MQDFKVREITANSSPADDYAKLVNSILSNQSNFSGDNEPTNPVGGMFWVDTKNKKLWQRNSANTGWIDKGLTDSAMASMDDLKAYSASPNLLVNSLFDDWNGSPLPRHFWNYYHGNGRNTQLTKIAVNAGDSIVESMASLIATDYVHRVTENAYALKVSLDAGSSEWSLNQQVLVPRDCKISQGVYLYIETTGDADVRIHDDPWPIGHSPVPKSDFNKPIKWFQFKETNVAGGDLGFLISIRESTAPITVYIMAPWLTYGYCDHWVDSSIGSRTLKALERGAPFVCSNPNPYFSASNGDEYLHTHNPHSHTITREFVEPEHNQITKDLSYYLGGFDGDGNRNEMTALTHMSPRFMKVTVTKNPSASNINFTLTGGGAPYTFAQGTTTSFIGLFGVEEGHVILRDGSRVNAGTIRTNIKSQMYRGASVQGYGHSYHWDYFSINTDEGTEKIVFYLSAYMVCAGYARYWNEIAVPSLVNTCDKVGDTGYMVNRSTGMTEQWGTVQVAATTEDTFWLNFPKAFDYECTNIILTPFEATQDNFNDMHPVVVGAPEKGRCLVRFNWTTAGTKQAAGFSYIARGR, translated from the coding sequence ATGCAAGACTTTAAAGTTAGAGAAATAACAGCAAATTCCAGCCCTGCGGATGATTATGCAAAGCTGGTTAATTCAATTCTCTCGAATCAATCGAACTTTTCAGGGGATAACGAACCAACCAACCCTGTGGGGGGGATGTTTTGGGTCGATACAAAAAATAAAAAACTATGGCAACGAAATAGTGCAAATACCGGGTGGATTGATAAAGGATTAACTGATTCAGCAATGGCGAGTATGGATGATCTAAAAGCGTACTCTGCTAGCCCTAATCTACTTGTTAATTCATTATTTGATGATTGGAATGGCTCTCCCCTGCCGAGACATTTTTGGAATTATTACCATGGTAATGGCCGTAATACCCAACTAACTAAAATTGCTGTGAATGCAGGCGACAGCATTGTAGAAAGTATGGCGAGCCTTATTGCTACTGATTATGTACACCGTGTTACAGAAAATGCTTATGCATTGAAAGTAAGTTTAGATGCAGGCAGTAGTGAATGGTCACTAAATCAGCAAGTATTAGTGCCTCGCGACTGTAAAATTTCACAAGGTGTTTATCTGTATATCGAGACTACCGGTGATGCTGACGTGCGTATCCATGATGACCCTTGGCCGATAGGTCATTCCCCAGTACCGAAGTCTGATTTTAATAAACCCATCAAATGGTTTCAGTTTAAAGAGACTAACGTGGCAGGCGGTGACTTAGGGTTTCTTATTTCTATAAGAGAATCTACCGCACCCATCACTGTGTATATTATGGCTCCCTGGCTGACTTATGGCTATTGTGATCACTGGGTAGATAGCTCTATAGGATCACGGACTTTAAAAGCATTAGAGCGTGGTGCGCCTTTTGTTTGTAGCAACCCTAATCCTTATTTCTCAGCATCGAATGGGGATGAGTATTTGCACACTCATAATCCTCACAGTCACACGATTACCCGTGAGTTTGTCGAGCCTGAGCATAACCAAATAACCAAAGATTTAAGTTATTACTTAGGAGGTTTTGACGGTGATGGCAATCGTAATGAGATGACAGCGTTAACTCATATGTCGCCGCGCTTTATGAAAGTCACGGTTACTAAAAATCCGTCTGCAAGTAATATCAATTTTACTTTGACCGGTGGGGGCGCTCCCTACACTTTCGCACAAGGCACAACAACCTCTTTTATTGGCCTATTTGGAGTAGAAGAGGGTCACGTTATACTTCGTGATGGCAGCCGTGTAAATGCAGGCACGATAAGAACAAACATAAAAAGCCAGATGTATCGAGGCGCGAGCGTCCAGGGGTATGGGCATTCTTATCATTGGGATTATTTCAGTATTAATACTGATGAAGGTACAGAGAAAATCGTTTTCTACCTGTCTGCTTACATGGTGTGTGCTGGCTACGCACGTTATTGGAATGAGATCGCAGTCCCCTCTTTGGTAAACACTTGCGACAAAGTGGGAGATACAGGTTATATGGTTAACCGTTCAACAGGTATGACCGAGCAATGGGGTACTGTCCAGGTTGCGGCGACTACCGAAGATACTTTTTGGTTGAATTTTCCGAAGGCGTTTGATTATGAATGTACTAATATAATTCTTACCCCCTTTGAGGCTACTCAAGATAATTTTAATGACATGCACCCCGTCGTGGTAGGAGCGCCAGAAAAAGGACGTTGCTTAGTGCGCTTTAATTGGACGACTGCGGGGACTAAACAGGCCGCTGGCTTTTCTTATATCGCAAGAGGACGTTAA
- a CDS encoding host specificity protein J, translating to MTDYIYGSGGGGKGGGGVHTPTEAPNTLSANAIVTLVDLLGEGEIEGLVDGAKSVYFDDTPLQNADGSFNFEGVTLKSSNGTPSQSYLPGFEESTTEETIGVKITKAQPVVRTIGRKETNELRVKLGLDALTEYATNGDIHGSKVHVRMYLNDVLVVNHEIEGKTTSKFEQTFSIKVSPGYYIAEIKDSNTVPTDPDEFVAWKRAGAQAQTENFYKETTFTYPYTLKVERVTEDAESTRIQNGIYLTSVTDVIDTKLSYPNSAVVGLEFSAAQFGNQLPKRSYLVRGIKIQVPSNYEPSTRVYSGIWDGTFKTEYCNNPAWVFYDLLTNERYGAGNYLVESDLDKWELYSIAQYCDELVPDGRGGSQPRFCCNLAINNQNQALQVITQLTSIFRGMAYDAAGTIQFSQDRPREPSRLVTQTDVVNGQFDYQTTSIKGLHSVCVVAFRNPDLNYAIDQEVVEDAGRIARIGERRLEITAVGCTSRAQAMRQGLWALQSEAQSDMISYKATQDHVNSLPSDIIKIFDPEMDREEGAAGLIKAIAGNTITLDRDVNLGTQNTLMTFSGQQGIQEYKVITAPTSTRLELDRNANENVGTSWVLYHATEPKQWRITAITEEEDGNYIINAIAHDPDKYRVIDEERSLGVSKENAVVPSLQVPRNYRLENSVVYNGGVAQAVLIIAFDGDDNAAYYEYQTRSNSGNYSDIQKTNINQIELHSTGCTYTFRVRSVGWFGQTSGYSTFTCSSSLEQKIPENVSRFVSAHSGSNAILEWAKNPELYVKHYEIRFGLSWENSILIAELDSTTLHLPNPRPGTYLIKAITHWGIKSTQATTLELVDIDALNIIKQYDYADDGWPGEFNKTAVSEDNCIQLFSYYFWGGMTEHWADYSEQWQNIKPGVLAADISEGDYISQVYDLGKVMRCRLYAEMEVTQSNAALSWGNMQKNWSHYTLENSWSWLGSPEACGFEVQAATSTDNQTWTEYGPITSSFKQFRYARFKVILKRFDPQYTPAIKHLRCMFDVPEIAYNVDNFPVSDSGSTYIYPEALQQKVAAVATIQSGDTGDQIKLQKTLSQVLVQIFDKNGVAKAGEVDLYIRGH from the coding sequence ATGACTGATTATATTTATGGCTCTGGTGGTGGCGGTAAAGGTGGCGGTGGTGTTCACACCCCAACCGAAGCGCCGAATACACTTTCAGCGAACGCTATCGTTACGCTGGTTGATTTACTGGGTGAGGGCGAAATTGAGGGTTTGGTCGATGGGGCGAAGTCGGTTTATTTTGATGATACGCCACTACAAAATGCGGACGGTTCGTTTAATTTTGAAGGCGTCACACTAAAAAGTAGCAACGGCACACCGTCACAAAGTTATTTGCCGGGCTTTGAAGAATCCACCACAGAGGAAACCATCGGTGTAAAAATCACGAAAGCGCAGCCGGTTGTACGCACAATTGGCCGCAAAGAAACCAATGAACTGCGGGTTAAACTGGGTTTAGATGCACTTACCGAATATGCGACTAATGGCGATATTCATGGCTCTAAAGTACATGTTCGTATGTATCTCAATGATGTGCTGGTGGTGAACCATGAGATCGAAGGGAAAACAACAAGCAAGTTTGAGCAAACGTTTTCGATTAAAGTTTCGCCGGGTTATTACATCGCAGAGATTAAAGACTCCAATACGGTTCCGACAGACCCGGATGAATTTGTGGCATGGAAACGTGCCGGGGCGCAGGCGCAAACTGAAAACTTTTACAAAGAAACGACCTTTACTTACCCCTATACCTTAAAAGTTGAGCGGGTGACTGAGGATGCCGAATCCACCCGCATACAAAACGGTATTTATTTAACGAGCGTTACTGATGTTATTGATACGAAATTAAGCTATCCGAACAGTGCGGTGGTGGGGCTAGAATTTAGTGCGGCGCAATTTGGTAATCAATTGCCCAAACGCAGCTATTTAGTGCGTGGCATTAAAATACAAGTGCCGAGTAATTATGAACCGAGTACGCGAGTGTATAGTGGGATTTGGGATGGCACCTTTAAAACCGAATATTGTAATAATCCGGCGTGGGTGTTTTATGACTTGCTCACTAATGAACGTTATGGGGCGGGTAATTACCTGGTTGAAAGCGATTTAGATAAATGGGAATTATACAGCATCGCGCAATATTGTGATGAGTTAGTTCCAGATGGTCGTGGCGGTTCGCAGCCACGCTTTTGCTGTAATTTAGCGATTAATAATCAAAATCAGGCTTTACAGGTCATTACACAGCTCACGTCTATTTTTAGAGGCATGGCCTATGATGCAGCGGGGACGATTCAATTTAGTCAGGATCGACCTCGTGAACCCTCAAGGTTGGTAACGCAAACGGATGTAGTAAACGGTCAGTTTGATTATCAGACAACAAGCATTAAAGGCTTGCATTCTGTGTGTGTCGTCGCCTTTCGCAACCCTGATTTAAATTATGCGATTGATCAAGAAGTCGTTGAAGATGCAGGACGTATTGCACGCATCGGTGAGCGGCGCTTAGAAATTACTGCGGTCGGTTGCACCTCTCGCGCCCAGGCCATGCGCCAAGGGCTATGGGCGCTGCAATCAGAGGCGCAGAGTGACATGATAAGTTATAAAGCGACTCAAGACCATGTTAATTCGTTGCCCAGCGATATTATTAAAATCTTTGACCCTGAAATGGACCGCGAAGAAGGCGCAGCGGGCTTAATTAAAGCCATTGCGGGCAACACGATAACCTTAGACCGTGATGTGAATTTAGGCACACAAAATACCTTGATGACATTTTCAGGGCAGCAAGGGATTCAAGAGTATAAAGTAATAACTGCGCCCACCTCTACGAGACTTGAGCTAGACAGAAACGCAAATGAAAATGTGGGCACAAGCTGGGTATTGTATCACGCGACTGAGCCAAAACAATGGCGAATCACTGCGATTACTGAAGAAGAAGACGGCAACTATATAATTAACGCAATCGCGCATGACCCCGATAAATACCGTGTGATTGATGAAGAGCGCTCCCTGGGGGTCAGTAAAGAAAATGCAGTCGTTCCCTCTTTGCAAGTGCCGAGAAATTACCGCCTTGAAAATAGCGTTGTTTATAACGGCGGTGTCGCTCAAGCCGTGTTGATTATTGCTTTTGATGGCGATGATAATGCCGCTTACTATGAATATCAAACGCGCAGCAATAGCGGCAATTATTCTGACATACAAAAGACAAACATTAATCAGATAGAATTGCACTCAACAGGATGCACTTATACGTTTCGGGTACGTTCTGTCGGTTGGTTTGGTCAAACGAGCGGTTATTCAACATTTACTTGTAGTTCGTCTTTAGAGCAAAAAATTCCTGAAAATGTTAGCCGGTTTGTATCGGCACACAGCGGCAGTAACGCGATTTTAGAATGGGCGAAAAACCCAGAACTCTATGTCAAACACTATGAGATTCGTTTTGGTTTAAGTTGGGAGAACTCGATTCTAATCGCTGAATTAGATAGTACAACCTTGCATTTACCTAACCCTCGCCCTGGCACGTATTTAATTAAAGCGATAACTCATTGGGGCATTAAATCAACACAAGCGACGACACTAGAGCTCGTTGATATAGACGCGCTCAATATCATTAAGCAATACGATTATGCAGATGATGGTTGGCCGGGTGAATTTAATAAAACCGCTGTTAGTGAAGATAACTGTATTCAGCTTTTCTCATATTACTTTTGGGGCGGTATGACAGAGCACTGGGCTGATTACAGTGAGCAATGGCAAAACATTAAGCCGGGTGTTTTAGCAGCGGATATTAGCGAGGGTGATTATATTAGTCAGGTATATGACTTGGGTAAGGTGATGCGCTGTCGTCTGTATGCTGAGATGGAAGTCACCCAAAGCAATGCGGCTTTGTCCTGGGGTAATATGCAAAAAAATTGGAGCCATTACACGCTTGAAAATTCCTGGTCATGGTTAGGTTCGCCGGAAGCTTGTGGCTTTGAAGTGCAAGCGGCGACATCAACAGATAATCAAACGTGGACTGAGTACGGCCCGATTACCTCGAGTTTTAAACAGTTTCGATATGCAAGATTTAAAGTGATTTTGAAGCGATTTGACCCCCAATATACACCGGCGATTAAGCACTTACGTTGTATGTTTGATGTGCCAGAAATTGCTTATAACGTTGATAATTTTCCCGTGAGCGATAGCGGTTCGACGTATATCTACCCCGAAGCTTTACAACAAAAAGTCGCGGCGGTTGCAACGATTCAAAGTGGTGATACGGGAGATCAAATTAAATTACAAAAAACTTTATCACAAGTATTGGTTCAGATTTTTGATAAAAATGGTGTCGCGAAAGCTGGCGAAGTTGATTTATATATAAGAGGTCACTGA
- a CDS encoding tail assembly protein — MLLVTAYYTGGASTALAGGLASAGTGLVLSGSLTLLSPQPSYDNDYSTTDPNASTLFNGVDNVATPGAPVPLIYGEHLVGSSVVSSQYKTV; from the coding sequence GTGTTATTAGTTACAGCTTATTATACAGGCGGGGCATCGACAGCCCTAGCAGGAGGTCTTGCTAGTGCAGGAACAGGCCTGGTTTTAAGTGGCTCACTCACCCTACTTTCACCACAGCCTAGCTATGATAATGATTACAGTACCACGGACCCGAACGCCTCAACGTTGTTTAATGGCGTGGACAATGTAGCAACCCCAGGCGCGCCGGTGCCGTTAATTTATGGCGAGCATTTAGTCGGGAGTTCTGTTGTGTCGAGTCAATATAAAACAGTATGA
- a CDS encoding tail assembly protein, translated as MLTKVYLHGRLGRLCGSFFELKVCHAKDAIRALSAQIPEFSKILRAGEWAIFRKRKSLNFDQLELNCAGGEIHIVPKPKGAKKIRDSRKLLSVPCY; from the coding sequence ATGCTCACTAAAGTTTATTTACATGGGCGCTTGGGCCGCTTATGCGGCTCTTTTTTTGAGCTAAAGGTATGTCACGCTAAAGATGCAATTCGTGCACTATCGGCGCAAATTCCTGAGTTTAGTAAAATTCTGCGCGCCGGTGAATGGGCGATTTTTCGTAAGCGTAAAAGCTTAAACTTTGATCAGCTTGAATTGAATTGTGCCGGTGGTGAAATTCATATTGTGCCTAAGCCTAAAGGCGCAAAAAAAATTCGGGACTCACGCAAATTGTTGTCGGTGCCGTGTTATTAG
- a CDS encoding NlpC/P60 family protein translates to MTSAAKNSPIVWRDSATNKRYPLQDSKALSLFKAHALAEYPREAVGLIFPDDTFLPCVNLSNTPEVNFTLDPTVLIDVPEDTILMHSHPDSSAEPSVTDMVGQRDTGLLWGIVSLNQNAVMDTVIFGENLMSRELLNRPFIHGVFDCYSLIRDFYMLEMGILLADFPRQSSWWEVAKYDLYDRNFKEAGFIEMDKTGPLLRGDVLLMKVGRTTCINHGAIYLGSDCRLQEDKNNCIQAPDMILHHVCDNLSRREMLSEWQKRVVKVVRYAH, encoded by the coding sequence ATGACAAGTGCGGCAAAAAACTCGCCGATTGTATGGCGCGATTCGGCAACGAACAAGCGTTACCCTTTGCAGGATTCGAAGGCATTAAGCCTTTTTAAAGCTCATGCGCTCGCAGAATACCCTCGCGAGGCGGTGGGGCTGATTTTCCCAGATGATACCTTTTTACCTTGTGTGAATTTATCGAACACCCCTGAAGTTAACTTTACTCTAGACCCCACGGTTTTAATTGATGTACCAGAGGACACGATTTTAATGCACTCACACCCGGATTCGAGCGCAGAGCCAAGCGTAACGGATATGGTGGGGCAACGGGATACGGGACTTTTGTGGGGCATTGTTTCGCTGAATCAAAATGCGGTGATGGACACTGTGATATTCGGTGAGAACTTAATGTCACGCGAGTTATTAAACCGCCCTTTTATTCATGGTGTTTTTGATTGTTATTCGTTGATACGCGATTTTTACATGCTTGAAATGGGTATTTTATTAGCTGATTTTCCCCGTCAGAGTTCTTGGTGGGAAGTAGCAAAATATGATTTATATGATCGTAATTTTAAAGAGGCGGGGTTTATTGAAATGGATAAAACCGGGCCATTGTTACGGGGCGATGTGTTGTTGATGAAAGTGGGGCGCACGACTTGCATTAACCATGGAGCCATTTATCTAGGGTCAGATTGCCGATTGCAAGAAGATAAAAATAACTGTATTCAAGCGCCGGATATGATTTTACATCATGTTTGTGACAATTTAAGCCGCCGCGAAATGCTTTCTGAATGGCAAAAACGTGTTGTTAAGGTGGTGCGTTATGCTCACTAA
- a CDS encoding phage minor tail protein L produces MSLVESAKIYLYTLDLSPLKTTTKYHFCGSPDGNKSVSFGGVIYNPIPLQTDGFERTTLHQPTPSIVLGNVKPVFLPLLKAYDNLRGALIRRVMTYVKHLDGHSDPDPSATMPEQIYVIERKSQHNNRHIAFELGTKLPTDLKLPRRTQLASCPRVYRQWDEEAQAWIMGDCPYLATKYYNEFGQQTNDKKNDKCGKKLADCMARFGNEQALPFAGFEGIKPF; encoded by the coding sequence ATGAGTCTTGTTGAATCGGCAAAGATTTATTTATATACCCTGGACCTCTCACCACTTAAAACGACAACAAAATATCATTTTTGTGGTAGCCCGGATGGTAACAAATCGGTGAGCTTTGGCGGGGTGATTTATAACCCCATTCCATTGCAAACGGATGGATTTGAGCGGACGACCTTACACCAACCCACGCCTTCGATTGTGTTAGGGAATGTGAAGCCGGTTTTTTTACCACTATTAAAAGCTTATGACAATTTGCGCGGCGCATTAATTCGACGAGTGATGACTTATGTAAAACATTTAGATGGACATTCTGACCCGGACCCGAGTGCGACCATGCCTGAGCAGATTTATGTGATCGAGCGTAAATCTCAGCATAACAATCGACACATTGCGTTTGAGTTGGGCACTAAGTTACCTACCGATTTAAAACTGCCCCGGCGTACACAATTGGCATCGTGTCCACGAGTTTATCGGCAATGGGATGAAGAGGCTCAAGCGTGGATTATGGGCGATTGCCCGTACCTTGCGACGAAGTATTACAACGAATTTGGACAGCAAACGAATGATAAAAAAAATGACAAGTGCGGCAAAAAACTCGCCGATTGTATGGCGCGATTCGGCAACGAACAAGCGTTACCCTTTGCAGGATTCGAAGGCATTAAGCCTTTTTAA
- a CDS encoding phage tail protein — MLNFPNLNPNSIDSDRVKPRIRVTQLGDGYVQREADGLNTIQHFFTVAFVGLSEVNKDLLINFVQARAGIEPFLWYHPGEKRHYQMVCSEWQSTFEYPAWKVGLRFEEDFNPV; from the coding sequence ATGCTTAATTTTCCCAATTTAAACCCGAATAGCATTGATTCGGACCGGGTGAAACCACGCATTCGTGTCACGCAATTAGGCGATGGTTATGTGCAACGTGAAGCGGATGGCTTAAACACCATTCAGCATTTTTTTACCGTGGCCTTTGTGGGCCTCAGTGAAGTTAACAAAGACCTTTTGATTAATTTTGTGCAAGCACGCGCGGGCATCGAGCCGTTTTTATGGTATCACCCCGGCGAGAAACGACATTATCAAATGGTGTGCTCCGAATGGCAGAGCACGTTCGAATATCCTGCGTGGAAAGTGGGTTTACGTTTTGAAGAGGATTTTAACCCTGTATGA